DNA sequence from the Leptospiraceae bacterium genome:
TTCTACATGCAATGAATGAAAGAGCCTGGAGAAGTGATAAAGCCTATGTTAAATGCGCGAAAATTGTCGGGGAAGTAATTGGTAACTATCACCCTCATGGTGATACAGCAGTTTATGATACTCTTGTTCGTATGGTGCAGGATTTCTCCCTTCGAGTTCCACTAATTGATGGGCAGGGAAACTTTGGTTCTATTGATGGGGATAATCCTGCTGCTTACCGTTACACAGAAGCCAGGCTTGCCAAAGTAGCAGAAGAATTGCTCAGGGATATAAATAAGGAAACTGTTACATTTTCTCCGAACTTTGATGATACCCGGATGCAACCCGATGTTCTTCCGGCAAATTTTCCTAATATTCTTGTAAATGGTACTACAGGAATTGCCGTTGGTATGGCAACGAATATTCCACCGCATAATCTTTCAGAAGCTGTTCGTGCGGTTGTGGCTGTCATTAAAAATCCGGATATTACTGTTAAAGAAATATTGCAAATTATGCCGGGTCCCGACTTCCCTACCGGCGGCACGATTATTGGTTCTGCCGGTCTCTATTCCGCTTATTCTACAGGCAAGGGTTCTATTATACTTCGTGCAAAAGTAGAAATTGAAGTAGAAGAGAAGAAAAATAGGGAACGTATTGTTATTACCGAGATTCCTTACCAGGTTAATAAAAAGCACATGCTGGAAAAAATAGGGGAACTGGTAAATGAGAAAGCAATTGAAGGTATTTCTGAAATATTAGATTTATCAAATCGACATGGAATTCGAATTGAGATTTATATTAAAAAGGATTATAACTCTCAGGTAATCTTAAACCAGCTCTATAAGCTTACCCAGCTACAGGCCAGCTATGGCATTACCATGCTGGCTATACTGGATAATAAGCCTAAGATATTTACCGTAAAAGATATTCTACAATCGTATTCAGAACACAGACATTCTGTAATCGTAAAGAGAACCCAGTATGACCTGAGGAAAGCAGAAGAAAGGGAACACATTTTACTCGGCTTAAAAATAGCCCTGGATAATATTGACGAGGTAATTCGCATTATACGTTCTTCGGAAAGCCCTGACACTGCTAGAACCTCTTTGATAAGTGCCTTTTCTCTTTCGGAAGTCCAGGCGAATGCCATATTGGATATGCGTTTACAGCGCTTAACTTCCTTAGAAATAAAAAAGATAGTCGAAGAGTTAGAAGAAATAAGAGTCCAGATAGCCGATTTGAAAGATATTCTGGCAAGCCCTACAAGGGTAAGCGAGATAGTCTGTACGGAATTAGAAGAAGTAGAGAAAAAATATGGTACAGAAAGAAAAACTTCTATCAGCACGGAATCTGTGGAAAGTTCTTCTTTTGATGTCTTAGACTTGATTGCAGATGAAAATGTGGTAGTTCAACTGAGTCATGACCAATTCATGAAGCGCCTGCCTATAGATACTTTCAAAAGACAGAAACGGGGCGGAAAAGGTGTACAGGGAAGTAATACTCGTTCAACGGACTTTCCTAAAATTATAAAGATTGCTTCTACCCATGATAGCCTGATGCTTTTTTCCAACAAAGGTAAGGTTTTTAAATTTCAAGTTCACGAGATACCGCAGGCCAGTAAGGAAGCAAGAGGCAAGTCTTTAAAAGCAATTATTAATTTAGAACCGGATGAGATGATTACTTCTATCTGTGATTTAAAAGAATTTTCCGAAGATTCTATTCTGATGGTGACCCGTTCCGGTGTAGTAAAGAAAACGAAGCTTCAAAATTTTTCAAATGCCAAGAAATCCGGAATCATTGCCATAAATCTAAAAGAGGGTGATGAGCTTATCTGGGTAGATATTGTTTCTCCGGAAGACGATATTATTCTTGCCAGTCATAAGGGACTTGCTCTTCGTTTTAATACCGGAACCGTTCGGGATCAGGGCCGAAATGCAGGTGGTGTTACAGGAATGCGTTTATCCGCAGAGGATAAATTAATAGGTGCTTGCATAGTCAGAGAAGATGCCAAACTTTTGGTGATCACCGAGAATGGATATGGAAAACGGACCGACTTCGATGAATTTTCCACTAAAGGTCGTGGTGGAAAGGGAATGGGCTATGTAAAAATCAATGATAAGAATGGAAATGCAGTGGGTATCGCCAGTATTTCAGAAGAGGATGAGATCATTGTAATTGCTCAATCCGGGATGGTGATTCGTGTGGAAGGGAAAGAAGTTTCTCATATAGGAAGAGTTACTGCCGGGGTGAAAGTTGTGGATTTAAAAGAAGAAGATCTGGTCCAGGACTTTGCTATTATCCAGGAAGAGAAAGATGTTGAAGATCCGTAATATTCTAATAAACGGAGATATTGCTTTATCTCCAATGGCCGGCCTGTCTGATAGTCCGTATAGGAAGCTAACAAGAAAAATGGGTTCAGCTTTTTCTTTTACAGAATTTGTCAGTGCCGATGATATTGTAAATAAGTCGATTCGGGCCAGTCGTCTATATAAATATTCAGAAATAGAGAGGCCTTTACTTTTTCAGATTTATGGAAATAATCTGGATGCTCTGACAGAAGCAGCAAAGCTTGTAGAACAACTAGGACCGGATATAATCGATCTAAATATGGGATGTTCTACTGCTAAGGTTTCTGCCAGAGGTTCCGGTGCCGGCTTACTAAGAAGACCAATTTATGCGGGGAAAATTATCGAGTCTTTACGTAATGCCGTTTCTCTTCCGGTTACAGCTAAGATTCGGCTCGGATGGGATAAAGCTTCTATGAATTATAAAGAATTAGTTCGTATACTGGAAGAATCGGGAGTGGAAGCAATTTCTGTCCATGGAAGAACAAAAGATATGAAATATAGCGGAGAAGCTGATTGGGAATCTATAAAAGAAATCAAGCAAATCACTTCAGTTCCCATATTTGGTAATGGGGATATACTTAGTTATTCTACTGCGATAAAACGAAAAGCCGATTCAGGGGTAGATCTTGTACTTATAGGCAGAGGTGCTTTGGGGAATCCCTGGATTTTTTCCGGTCTTGAAAAACAAAATATTTCAGTAGATGAATTTCTTGATGTAGTATTAGAACATTACAACTATATGAAGGAGTTTTATCAGGATATGGCTCTTAAACTTTTTCGGAAACATCTTGCCTCGTATTGTGAAGGATTAGAATTTACTAAATCTTTTAAATATGAGCTTGTGAGATGTGAAAATGAAGCAGAGTTTTTTGCAATTATGGATAAGATACGGACTATAAAAAATTATAGTCCATCCTTACTCTGTGCGTAATTACTTTTTCTTTCCTTCCTGTATAATTAATTCAGCAATCTGGTTATAATCCATTGCACGAGCAAAATTTAGTGCAGTCCAGCCTGTTCGGTTTACGGAATAAATATTAGCATTTTTTGATAAAAGAAGTTTTACAACAGGAACGGAACCTGACATAACAGCCTTCATTAATACGGTATCTCCATGTTTATCCCTGGCATTCACCTCTGCTTTTTTTTGAATCAGCATAGTAACTATTTCTAAATACCCATAATAAGCGGCTTCTGAAAGAGCTGTGTAACCTTCGTTGTCCTGAACATTTACATTGGCCTGTTTTTCCAGTAGAGCTTTTACTATGTCGGTATGACCGTTTCTACAAGCTATAATAAGGGCGGTATCTCCATCTTTATTGGTGAAGTTTACAAGAGCATTATTTTTTAAAGCAGAGGAAACACGGGCAGTATCTCCTTTCTCGGCACCCTGTATAAGATCTATATTGGGACTGGCAGTTAAAAAAGTGCTGAGAAGTATTGTGAAACAAAAAAATATTAGATTAATTTTTTTCATAAAAAGTCTCCTTACGGATAAAATGAATGCATATAATGAATCGCTTTCAGAAAAAGTCAATAATTTATTTTTCTTTTGTTAAAAGTTCATCGAGGGCATCTTTAAGCTCTGATTCAGTGATAGGCTTGACAAGGAAAAGGCTGTTAGAAATATCTTTTGCCCGCTTTACAGTTCTATTATCTGAGTTACCTGTAAGAAAAATAATAGGTATTTCGGATTTTTCACGAATCATATGTGCCAACTCAATTCCATCTTTATCCCCATAAATTTTTATATCCATCAGGATAATATCCGGCGTATTATTATGAAACTCCTGCAGAGCTGATTCTACTGAGTTTGACACAATAAGATTTGAATAGTTTAGGTTTTCTAATTGTTTTCTTACTGCAAGAGCCAGGATGGCTTCATCTTCAACGATTAGGATTTTA
Encoded proteins:
- the dusB gene encoding tRNA dihydrouridine synthase DusB, translated to MLKIRNILINGDIALSPMAGLSDSPYRKLTRKMGSAFSFTEFVSADDIVNKSIRASRLYKYSEIERPLLFQIYGNNLDALTEAAKLVEQLGPDIIDLNMGCSTAKVSARGSGAGLLRRPIYAGKIIESLRNAVSLPVTAKIRLGWDKASMNYKELVRILEESGVEAISVHGRTKDMKYSGEADWESIKEIKQITSVPIFGNGDILSYSTAIKRKADSGVDLVLIGRGALGNPWIFSGLEKQNISVDEFLDVVLEHYNYMKEFYQDMALKLFRKHLASYCEGLEFTKSFKYELVRCENEAEFFAIMDKIRTIKNYSPSLLCA
- a CDS encoding ankyrin repeat domain-containing protein; protein product: MKKINLIFFCFTILLSTFLTASPNIDLIQGAEKGDTARVSSALKNNALVNFTNKDGDTALIIACRNGHTDIVKALLEKQANVNVQDNEGYTALSEAAYYGYLEIVTMLIQKKAEVNARDKHGDTVLMKAVMSGSVPVVKLLLSKNANIYSVNRTGWTALNFARAMDYNQIAELIIQEGKKK
- the gyrA gene encoding DNA gyrase subunit A; this translates as MNTEKESGKIKTLTLSTASRPDVSKALESDVRVIPVEVEDQMKEAYLDYAMSVIVGRALPDVRDGLKPVHRRILHAMNERAWRSDKAYVKCAKIVGEVIGNYHPHGDTAVYDTLVRMVQDFSLRVPLIDGQGNFGSIDGDNPAAYRYTEARLAKVAEELLRDINKETVTFSPNFDDTRMQPDVLPANFPNILVNGTTGIAVGMATNIPPHNLSEAVRAVVAVIKNPDITVKEILQIMPGPDFPTGGTIIGSAGLYSAYSTGKGSIILRAKVEIEVEEKKNRERIVITEIPYQVNKKHMLEKIGELVNEKAIEGISEILDLSNRHGIRIEIYIKKDYNSQVILNQLYKLTQLQASYGITMLAILDNKPKIFTVKDILQSYSEHRHSVIVKRTQYDLRKAEEREHILLGLKIALDNIDEVIRIIRSSESPDTARTSLISAFSLSEVQANAILDMRLQRLTSLEIKKIVEELEEIRVQIADLKDILASPTRVSEIVCTELEEVEKKYGTERKTSISTESVESSSFDVLDLIADENVVVQLSHDQFMKRLPIDTFKRQKRGGKGVQGSNTRSTDFPKIIKIASTHDSLMLFSNKGKVFKFQVHEIPQASKEARGKSLKAIINLEPDEMITSICDLKEFSEDSILMVTRSGVVKKTKLQNFSNAKKSGIIAINLKEGDELIWVDIVSPEDDIILASHKGLALRFNTGTVRDQGRNAGGVTGMRLSAEDKLIGACIVREDAKLLVITENGYGKRTDFDEFSTKGRGGKGMGYVKINDKNGNAVGIASISEEDEIIVIAQSGMVIRVEGKEVSHIGRVTAGVKVVDLKEEDLVQDFAIIQEEKDVEDP
- a CDS encoding response regulator, which encodes MNYKILIVEDEAILALAVRKQLENLNYSNLIVSNSVESALQEFHNNTPDIILMDIKIYGDKDGIELAHMIREKSEIPIIFLTGNSDNRTVKRAKDISNSLFLVKPITESELKDALDELLTKEK